In Anaerobacillus isosaccharinicus, one genomic interval encodes:
- the yfmH gene encoding EF-P 5-aminopentanol modification-associated protein YfmH → MKKVVFEQLNETLYHETLENGLEVYILPKQGFNKTYATFTTKYGSVDNHFIPIGEKELLKVPDGIAHFLEHKMFEDEDGDVFQQFSKQGASANAFTSFTRTAYLFSSTSEVEKNLETLIDFVQHPYFTEESVEKEKGIIGQEITMYDDNPDWRVYFGVIENMYQNHPVKIDIAGTIESIDKITKDLLYKCYETFYHPKNMVLFVIGSLNPEEILELVKENQSKKTFKEIEKIERFFEEEPTAVAKKIETLKMSVHTPKCLVGFKEKNQTRQGKELLKHELAVNVLLDLMLGQSSSNYEKLYNIGLIDDSFSFDFSAEQGFGFSIIGGDTKDPDKLVSTLEEMISSFIQVPLDENAVKRAIKKKIGAFLRAVNSPEYIANQFTRYQFNDMNLFDVVETLENLTKDELEQKAKEHFDPTMFTVCQVLPK, encoded by the coding sequence ATGAAAAAAGTTGTATTTGAGCAACTTAACGAAACACTATATCATGAAACACTTGAAAACGGACTAGAAGTTTATATATTGCCTAAACAAGGCTTTAATAAAACGTATGCCACATTTACAACAAAATATGGGTCTGTGGATAACCACTTTATTCCAATTGGAGAAAAAGAGCTATTAAAGGTTCCTGATGGAATTGCCCATTTTTTGGAACATAAAATGTTCGAGGATGAAGATGGAGATGTGTTTCAGCAGTTCAGTAAACAAGGTGCGTCAGCTAATGCATTCACAAGCTTTACAAGAACTGCTTATTTGTTTTCAAGCACATCTGAAGTCGAAAAAAACTTAGAAACCCTTATCGACTTTGTTCAACACCCTTATTTTACCGAAGAAAGTGTTGAAAAAGAAAAGGGGATCATTGGCCAAGAAATTACGATGTATGATGATAATCCTGACTGGCGTGTGTATTTTGGTGTAATTGAAAACATGTATCAAAACCACCCAGTTAAAATTGATATTGCAGGGACAATCGAATCGATTGATAAAATAACGAAAGACTTACTTTATAAATGTTATGAAACGTTTTATCACCCAAAAAATATGGTGTTATTCGTGATCGGTTCTCTAAATCCAGAGGAAATTCTTGAGCTTGTCAAAGAGAACCAAAGTAAGAAAACATTTAAAGAGATAGAAAAAATTGAACGATTCTTTGAGGAAGAGCCGACAGCGGTTGCCAAAAAGATAGAAACTTTGAAGATGTCTGTTCATACACCAAAATGTTTAGTAGGATTCAAAGAAAAAAATCAAACGAGGCAAGGAAAAGAACTTCTAAAACACGAGTTAGCTGTAAACGTTCTTTTAGATTTAATGCTCGGGCAAAGCTCAAGTAACTATGAAAAACTTTATAACATAGGGTTAATTGACGATTCATTTTCCTTTGATTTCTCAGCAGAACAAGGCTTTGGTTTTTCGATAATTGGTGGGGATACAAAAGACCCTGATAAATTAGTTAGTACTCTTGAAGAAATGATTAGTTCATTTATTCAAGTTCCACTTGATGAAAACGCAGTTAAACGTGCAATCAAGAAAAAAATCGGTGCATTCTTGAGAGCGGTTAATTCTCCTGAATATATCGCAAATCAATTTACACGTTACCAATTTAATGATATGAACTTATTTGATGTCGTAGAGACATTAGAAAATCTAACAAAGGATGAGCTAGAACAAAAAGCAAAAGAGCACTTTGATCCAACGATGTTCACAGTTTGTCAAGTTCTTCCGAAATAA
- a CDS encoding GntR family transcriptional regulator, with protein MIKADHRPLYLQVIDKIKMDIETGNYEAGERLPSEFELSKQLGISRATLREALRILEDEGIITRRHGVGTFVCSKPLFTSGIEELFSVTEMIKRGNQNPGTIFLSSNINPATSDDWEKFHLDEFDDLIVVERVRTADEEPVVYCLDKIPKLYLPNYTSREDQSIFDRLEKEGTTISYAITQIEPIGYHESVSDILNCDPETSLLVLKQMHYDDRERPILYSINYFRSDKFKFHVLRKRV; from the coding sequence GTGATAAAAGCTGACCATCGACCATTATATTTACAAGTCATAGACAAAATAAAGATGGATATTGAAACAGGGAATTACGAAGCTGGTGAGCGACTTCCTTCTGAATTTGAACTGTCAAAACAATTAGGAATCAGTCGAGCAACACTTCGTGAGGCACTTAGAATTCTTGAGGATGAAGGTATCATTACAAGACGGCATGGTGTTGGAACTTTTGTTTGTAGCAAGCCGTTATTCACCTCTGGCATTGAAGAACTCTTCAGTGTGACCGAAATGATAAAGCGAGGAAATCAGAACCCAGGCACAATTTTTCTTTCCTCTAATATAAATCCTGCTACTAGTGATGACTGGGAGAAGTTTCATTTAGATGAATTTGATGATTTAATTGTTGTCGAGCGTGTACGTACGGCTGACGAGGAGCCTGTTGTGTATTGTCTTGATAAAATACCAAAGCTATATTTACCGAACTATACGTCTCGTGAGGACCAATCAATTTTTGATCGACTAGAAAAAGAAGGGACAACAATTTCCTATGCGATTACACAAATTGAACCAATCGGTTATCATGAGAGTGTATCAGACATTTTAAATTGTGATCCTGAAACATCGTTATTAGTATTAAAGCAAATGCATTATGATGATCGGGAGCGACCAATCCTTTATTCCATAAATTACTTTCGTTCAGATAAATTTAAGTTTCATGTCCTTCGTAAACGTGTATAA
- a CDS encoding ClpP family protease has product MDNQNQKAESQPEEKEKQSSIVEKIQQLGQTNVPQMEQSNIHVVTIIGQIEGHMQLPPQNKTTKYEHIIPQLVAAEQNPKLEGMLVILNTVGGDVEAGLAIAEMIASMSKPTVTLVLGGGHSIGVPIAVASDYSYIAETATMTIHPVRLTGLVIGVPQTFEYLDKMQERVIKFVTRHSGITEEKFKELMFSKGNLTRDIGTNVVGPDAVDYGMIHEVGGIGKAIRKLNELIEDYRSNQGGELVQ; this is encoded by the coding sequence ATGGATAACCAAAACCAAAAGGCAGAATCACAACCAGAAGAAAAGGAAAAGCAATCAAGCATCGTAGAAAAAATTCAACAATTAGGGCAAACAAATGTGCCACAAATGGAACAATCAAATATACACGTTGTAACGATTATCGGACAAATAGAAGGGCATATGCAGCTTCCGCCACAAAATAAAACAACGAAATATGAACACATCATTCCCCAACTAGTAGCAGCTGAGCAAAATCCAAAGCTTGAGGGAATGTTAGTTATTTTGAACACAGTAGGAGGAGATGTTGAAGCGGGACTAGCAATTGCGGAAATGATTGCTTCAATGTCTAAACCGACAGTAACATTAGTTTTAGGTGGTGGGCACTCCATCGGTGTTCCAATTGCTGTTGCTTCAGACTATAGCTACATAGCAGAAACAGCAACAATGACAATCCATCCAGTTCGTTTAACAGGACTTGTTATTGGTGTTCCACAAACCTTTGAATATTTAGATAAGATGCAAGAAAGAGTCATAAAATTTGTGACAAGGCATTCGGGAATTACCGAAGAGAAGTTTAAAGAACTAATGTTTTCAAAGGGGAATTTAACAAGAGATATTGGTACAAATGTAGTAGGACCCGACGCTGTTGATTATGGGATGATCCATGAGGTAGGAGGTATCGGAAAAGCAATTCGCAAACTAAATGAGCTTATCGAGGATTATAGAAGTAATCAAGGTGGGGAGCTGGTCCAATGA
- the ymfI gene encoding elongation factor P 5-aminopentanone reductase, with protein sequence MKYALITGASGGIGREIAIALAKEGYCLYLHYHTNEQSIDDLREHLASTQTWKIKANLAAKTGVSKILEAIPTSIDVLVLNSGNSYVGLMTDMEDTQVEEMIQLHLTSPFLLTKALLPLMVQKKAGNIVAVSSIWGVTGASCEVLYSTLKGGLNTFVKALAKEVAPSGIRVNGVAPGAIATKMMGNFSDDEIESLCDEIPMGRLGEPKEVAALIAFLISNQAPYLNGQIININGAWYC encoded by the coding sequence GTGAAATATGCATTAATTACTGGAGCAAGTGGGGGAATTGGTCGGGAAATCGCGATAGCTTTAGCGAAAGAAGGTTATTGTCTTTACTTGCATTACCATACAAATGAACAAAGTATTGATGATTTAAGGGAGCATTTAGCTAGCACGCAAACATGGAAAATAAAGGCTAATTTAGCAGCTAAAACGGGAGTGTCAAAAATCTTAGAAGCAATTCCAACTTCTATTGATGTTCTGGTCTTAAATAGTGGTAATAGCTATGTCGGTTTAATGACAGATATGGAAGACACCCAAGTTGAAGAGATGATCCAACTTCATTTGACTAGCCCATTTCTACTGACAAAGGCATTATTGCCTCTTATGGTTCAAAAAAAAGCGGGTAATATAGTTGCTGTCTCGTCAATTTGGGGTGTAACAGGAGCCTCATGCGAAGTGTTATACTCAACTTTAAAAGGTGGTCTCAACACATTTGTCAAAGCTCTGGCAAAAGAAGTGGCACCAAGTGGAATTCGAGTAAATGGTGTAGCTCCTGGAGCGATTGCCACAAAAATGATGGGTAATTTTTCCGATGATGAAATTGAATCCCTCTGTGATGAAATCCCTATGGGTAGGTTAGGAGAGCCAAAAGAAGTAGCAGCGCTTATCGCTTTTTTAATATCAAATCAAGCTCCGTATTTGAACGGCCAAATTATTAATATTAATGGCGCGTGGTATTGTTAA
- a CDS encoding DUF3243 domain-containing protein — protein sequence MSVLDNWDQWKGFLSERLQQAEQEGMNQQVVNDVAYQVGEYLAQQVDPKNEQERVLADLWKVASEEEQHAIANMMVKLVKNNQGM from the coding sequence ATGTCTGTATTAGATAATTGGGATCAATGGAAAGGTTTTTTAAGTGAACGACTTCAACAAGCTGAGCAAGAAGGTATGAACCAACAAGTGGTTAATGATGTTGCGTATCAAGTAGGAGAATACTTGGCACAACAAGTTGATCCTAAAAATGAACAAGAACGCGTTTTAGCAGACCTTTGGAAAGTTGCTTCTGAAGAGGAACAACACGCTATTGCCAATATGATGGTTAAATTAGTGAAAAACAATCAAGGGATGTAA
- a CDS encoding YlzJ-like family protein, which yields MILYTMMPQEMIFPEENTATKQILIDINEGHLVLEQVSNQEFRVVRLISTDPNAYLNENYTPGKMISLF from the coding sequence ATGATTCTCTATACAATGATGCCACAGGAAATGATATTTCCTGAAGAAAATACAGCTACGAAGCAAATTCTCATTGATATTAATGAAGGGCATTTAGTTTTAGAACAAGTATCTAACCAGGAATTTAGAGTTGTTCGGTTAATAAGCACAGATCCAAATGCTTATTTAAACGAAAATTATACACCTGGAAAAATGATTTCTTTATTCTAA
- a CDS encoding FtsK/SpoIIIE family DNA translocase — MATRKKQKKTEWKRQLSFELVGLFLIVLASVAFARLGSVGQGLTHLFRFFLGEWHVALTIGLFVISLYMMIKRQVPQFFSRRLIGVYLLVFAIVLLSHIRLFDLFSKQGDFIDGSVIRNTWELYWLQIQGDTAINDLGGGMIGAIGFAITHFLFASSGTVVFSLFVIITALILITGKSFTDLILNFITQFGAVFTNVYTSIKQYLINVKQQFFDKWEQKKQTKKQKESVVIVGGSTSAKPTEDQSTPEPEPIIYDFTSKAYQNDNGSNSSVLPQNQEVEQEEVVDINIETAGIVAAEENENYLVPTLDLLNNPKKNNQFQERQHISANAKKLEQTLESFGVKAKVSKVHLGPAVTKYEVYPSVGVKVSKIVNLADDLALALAAKDIRIEAPIPGKSAIGIEVPNQEVAIVMLKEVLEATSTFPDASKLLIGLGRDISGDPILAELNKMPHLLVAGATGSGKSVCINGIIVSILLRAKPHEVKLMMIDPKMVELNVYNGIPHLLAPVVTEPKKASQALKKVVNEMERRYEHFAHTGTKNIEGYNTLIKNQNEKGEAKQPTLPYIVVIVDELADLMMVASSDVEDSITRLAQMARAAGIHLIIATQRPSVDVITGVIKANIPSRIAFGVSSQTDSRTILDMGGAEKLLGRGDMLFLPVGASKPVRVQGAFLSDDEVENVVNFVIAQQKAQYQEEMMSKEEDVVKGEVADELYESAVDLIIEMNTASVSMLQRRFRIGYTRAARLIDEMEARGIVGPYEGSKPREVLITKKVDEDVSNG; from the coding sequence ATGGCTACACGAAAAAAACAAAAAAAAACGGAATGGAAAAGACAACTTAGTTTTGAACTTGTCGGTCTTTTTCTAATTGTATTAGCTTCGGTTGCTTTTGCTAGACTTGGCAGCGTTGGACAAGGATTAACTCATCTGTTTCGCTTTTTTCTTGGGGAATGGCATGTTGCATTAACAATTGGTTTGTTTGTGATTTCTCTTTATATGATGATTAAAAGACAAGTGCCTCAATTTTTTTCTAGAAGGTTAATTGGCGTTTATTTGCTCGTCTTCGCTATTGTACTGTTAAGTCATATTCGCTTGTTTGATTTATTTTCGAAACAAGGTGACTTCATCGATGGGTCGGTTATTCGAAATACTTGGGAATTGTACTGGCTACAAATCCAAGGAGATACTGCGATTAACGACTTAGGTGGAGGGATGATTGGAGCGATTGGTTTTGCGATTACCCACTTTTTATTTGCTTCTAGTGGGACAGTTGTTTTTTCATTGTTTGTCATTATCACGGCATTAATTTTAATTACTGGAAAGTCTTTTACAGATCTAATTTTAAATTTTATTACTCAATTCGGTGCAGTTTTTACGAATGTTTATACTAGCATCAAACAATATCTCATTAATGTAAAACAGCAATTTTTTGACAAGTGGGAACAAAAAAAACAAACAAAAAAACAAAAAGAATCAGTTGTCATAGTCGGTGGTTCAACATCTGCAAAACCAACTGAAGATCAAAGCACTCCCGAGCCTGAACCAATCATTTATGATTTTACTAGTAAAGCATATCAAAATGACAATGGTAGTAATAGTAGTGTTTTACCCCAAAATCAAGAGGTTGAACAAGAAGAAGTTGTTGATATAAATATTGAAACGGCGGGAATTGTTGCAGCCGAGGAGAATGAGAACTACTTAGTTCCAACATTAGATCTACTAAATAATCCGAAGAAAAATAACCAATTTCAAGAAAGACAACATATTTCAGCCAATGCTAAAAAGTTAGAGCAAACATTAGAGAGTTTTGGTGTAAAGGCAAAAGTTTCGAAAGTCCACCTAGGGCCAGCTGTAACCAAATATGAAGTATATCCTAGTGTTGGTGTAAAAGTGAGTAAGATTGTCAATTTAGCTGACGATTTAGCATTAGCATTAGCTGCAAAAGATATTCGCATTGAAGCACCAATTCCTGGGAAGTCAGCTATTGGGATTGAGGTACCGAACCAAGAAGTAGCGATCGTCATGTTGAAAGAGGTTCTAGAAGCTACTAGTACCTTTCCAGATGCATCTAAACTATTAATTGGCCTTGGTCGGGATATTTCAGGTGACCCGATTTTAGCAGAGCTAAACAAAATGCCACATTTACTTGTTGCAGGAGCAACAGGAAGCGGAAAAAGTGTATGTATTAATGGCATCATTGTTAGTATTTTACTTCGAGCTAAGCCACATGAAGTTAAACTAATGATGATTGATCCGAAAATGGTTGAGCTCAATGTTTATAACGGGATTCCTCATTTATTAGCACCTGTTGTGACAGAGCCGAAGAAAGCATCTCAAGCGTTGAAAAAAGTAGTAAATGAAATGGAACGGCGTTACGAGCATTTTGCTCACACAGGCACGAAAAATATTGAAGGATATAATACACTTATTAAAAATCAGAATGAAAAAGGTGAGGCAAAACAACCTACTTTACCATACATTGTGGTTATAGTGGACGAGCTTGCTGATTTAATGATGGTTGCCTCTAGTGATGTAGAAGACAGTATTACTAGACTTGCACAAATGGCACGTGCTGCAGGAATACATTTAATTATTGCAACACAAAGACCATCGGTAGATGTTATTACCGGTGTCATAAAAGCAAATATTCCATCGAGAATTGCTTTTGGTGTTTCTTCGCAAACCGATTCCCGAACAATACTAGACATGGGTGGAGCCGAGAAATTACTTGGTCGGGGTGATATGTTATTTCTACCTGTAGGCGCTTCAAAACCAGTTCGAGTTCAAGGGGCATTTTTATCTGATGACGAAGTTGAAAATGTTGTTAATTTTGTTATTGCACAACAGAAGGCCCAGTACCAAGAAGAGATGATGTCTAAAGAGGAAGATGTGGTTAAAGGCGAAGTGGCTGACGAATTATACGAATCTGCAGTGGACTTAATCATTGAAATGAACACGGCGTCTGTATCGATGTTACAACGAAGATTTCGCATCGGGTATACAAGAGCTGCCCGTTTAATTGACGAAATGGAAGCAAGAGGCATCGTTGGCCCTTACGAAGGAAGTAAGCCTAGGGAAGTGTTAATTACTAAAAAAGTAGATGAGGACGTCTCTAACGGCTAA
- the yfmF gene encoding EF-P 5-aminopentanol modification-associated protein YfmF, with protein MSTKIADTKVNGLNLHVIETDKYKTNTIVLHIRTPLNKDTVTKRALIPYVLQSGTEALPSRLEIRSYLDELYGATLTVDVSKKGENQILSFRMDIANENYLKEKTPLLEEAVKLLSEILLKPALDNGVFHSTTVANEKRNLKQRIQSIFDDKIRYANMRITEEMCKNEPYGVSVWGYEDEIDAVTAQELHQQYGMMLQNDEVDLYIVGDVQSDQITQMVEKYFVFPKDRNQPEVSGEEKKVDAIVPKENVIFEDQDVKQGKLHIGFRTNTTFSDDDYFALQMFNGLFGGFSHSKLFINVREKASLAYYASSRYESHKGILMVMSGIEFKNYDQAVTIIKEQLKSMQAGDFTDSEIEQTKAVIKNQILETVDVAKGYVELLYHNAVANKSRMIEDWILGIDQVTKEDIVKVGQKVHLDTIYFLKGKEE; from the coding sequence ATGAGCACGAAAATAGCAGATACAAAGGTAAATGGATTGAACCTTCATGTAATTGAAACGGATAAATATAAAACAAACACGATCGTACTACATATTAGAACACCACTAAACAAAGATACGGTGACGAAGCGGGCACTAATACCTTACGTCCTACAAAGTGGCACAGAAGCTCTACCATCAAGACTAGAGATCAGAAGTTACTTAGATGAATTGTATGGCGCAACACTAACCGTCGATGTAAGTAAAAAAGGTGAAAATCAAATTTTATCATTCCGTATGGACATCGCCAATGAAAATTATTTAAAAGAGAAAACACCATTGTTAGAAGAAGCAGTGAAACTACTGTCTGAAATTCTTTTAAAGCCAGCGCTAGATAATGGTGTTTTTCATTCGACAACTGTTGCTAATGAAAAAAGAAATTTAAAACAGAGAATTCAATCGATTTTTGATGATAAAATTCGTTATGCGAATATGCGGATAACTGAAGAAATGTGTAAAAATGAGCCTTATGGAGTTTCTGTATGGGGCTACGAAGATGAAATAGATGCCGTAACTGCCCAAGAGTTGCATCAACAATATGGGATGATGCTTCAAAATGACGAGGTTGATTTATACATTGTTGGTGATGTCCAATCAGATCAAATTACCCAAATGGTCGAAAAGTACTTTGTTTTTCCTAAGGATCGTAATCAACCAGAAGTAAGTGGAGAAGAGAAAAAGGTTGACGCGATTGTACCAAAAGAGAATGTTATTTTTGAAGATCAAGATGTAAAGCAAGGAAAACTGCATATTGGTTTTCGAACGAACACAACTTTTAGTGATGATGATTATTTTGCGTTGCAAATGTTTAACGGACTATTCGGCGGTTTCTCCCATTCGAAGTTATTTATTAACGTCAGAGAAAAGGCAAGCTTGGCTTATTATGCTTCTTCTCGCTATGAGAGCCACAAGGGTATTTTAATGGTCATGTCTGGTATTGAATTTAAGAATTATGATCAAGCTGTTACGATCATTAAAGAACAATTAAAAAGTATGCAAGCCGGTGACTTTACAGATAGTGAAATAGAGCAAACGAAGGCAGTCATTAAAAATCAAATCCTTGAAACGGTTGACGTTGCAAAAGGTTATGTAGAGTTACTCTATCACAATGCGGTAGCTAACAAATCTCGAATGATTGAGGATTGGATTTTGGGAATTGATCAAGTAACAAAAGAAGATATCGTAAAAGTAGGGCAAAAAGTTCATTTAGATACCATTTACTTTTTAAAAGGGAAGGAGGAATAA